In Trichocoleus desertorum NBK24, the following are encoded in one genomic region:
- a CDS encoding ribonuclease catalytic domain-containing protein has product MEKGTLVEFRLHSDRRLAVLERPEGKKHWIVVDERGQSHTLHPRQITYTVVGQSYKPAEIPQFLKEVENYLDPSSLEVAWELLVEDSENVDPAGMALLLFSDQSPPLCYAAYYLLSEDKLYFKQKGDHYEPRSATQVAELKHQLTVADQKQREWQEFLARMQQGLANQTVEWQNSDRSRLEAIERFATLGEEASHRTPALETLAALGRPETPQASFQLLVDLGLWSVHENLFVRRSQIPTQFSTKVLELAKQCLESPPPDLDVEGRLDLTGLKVYTIDDESTREIDDGVSLEYLEDGRQKLWIHIADPTRWIVPGDDLDLEARRRSTTIYLPTGIIPMFPPELATGPMSLIQGKICYALSFGVILDESGAIADYQIQTSLIKPTYRLTYEDVDEMLELGILAEPELQAIASWAKRRQTWRHSQGAISINMPECSIKVHNDEITIEVLEVSQSRQLVAEMMILAGEVAARYGQAHNLAIPFRNQTQPELPPEEELLQLPAGPVRSCAIRRCMPRSEMSITPARHASLGLDTYTQVTSPIRRYTDLLAHFQIKAHLRGTPLPFSAEEMKELLMSVGAVAQEATSVERQTNRYWGLEYLRRHTHEVWQALVLRWLREHENLALILLEDLGLELAIRLTRAASPGDRMEVKVTYADPRQDTIQFQQLLDREAQPAVS; this is encoded by the coding sequence GTGGAGAAGGGAACTCTTGTTGAATTTCGACTGCATAGCGATCGTCGGCTGGCAGTTCTAGAGCGTCCAGAGGGTAAAAAACACTGGATCGTAGTGGATGAACGTGGCCAGTCGCACACCCTTCATCCTCGGCAAATCACCTACACCGTCGTAGGCCAGAGTTACAAGCCAGCCGAAATTCCTCAATTTCTGAAAGAAGTCGAGAACTATCTTGATCCCTCCAGCCTAGAGGTGGCTTGGGAGCTGCTGGTGGAAGACAGTGAGAATGTTGATCCCGCTGGCATGGCTTTGCTGCTGTTCTCCGACCAAAGCCCACCTCTATGCTACGCGGCTTATTACTTGCTCTCAGAAGACAAGCTTTACTTTAAGCAGAAGGGAGACCATTACGAGCCTCGCTCAGCCACTCAGGTAGCGGAGTTAAAGCATCAGCTAACAGTGGCGGATCAAAAGCAGCGAGAATGGCAAGAATTCTTAGCTCGGATGCAGCAAGGTTTGGCGAATCAAACCGTAGAATGGCAGAACAGCGATCGCAGTCGTCTCGAAGCCATAGAACGGTTTGCTACCTTAGGAGAAGAAGCTTCTCACCGGACGCCAGCTCTGGAAACCTTGGCTGCTTTGGGCAGACCTGAAACTCCTCAAGCGAGCTTTCAACTCTTGGTGGATTTAGGGTTGTGGAGCGTCCACGAGAATCTGTTTGTACGCCGCAGTCAAATCCCCACTCAATTTTCTACCAAAGTGCTGGAACTCGCAAAACAATGCTTGGAATCTCCACCCCCCGACCTGGATGTTGAGGGGCGGCTTGATCTCACGGGTCTGAAGGTCTATACCATCGACGACGAGAGTACCCGTGAGATTGACGACGGCGTCAGCTTGGAATACCTGGAAGATGGCCGTCAGAAGCTCTGGATTCACATTGCTGACCCGACGCGCTGGATTGTGCCCGGAGATGACTTAGATCTAGAAGCACGCCGACGCAGTACCACGATTTATCTGCCCACTGGCATCATCCCCATGTTTCCGCCAGAACTGGCAACAGGCCCCATGAGCTTGATTCAGGGGAAAATCTGTTACGCCTTGAGTTTTGGAGTGATTCTGGATGAATCGGGAGCGATCGCAGACTACCAAATCCAGACCAGCCTAATTAAGCCTACTTATCGGCTCACCTACGAAGATGTGGATGAGATGCTGGAGCTAGGGATTCTAGCCGAACCTGAACTCCAAGCGATCGCGAGCTGGGCAAAACGACGGCAGACTTGGCGACACTCTCAAGGTGCCATCAGCATCAACATGCCAGAGTGTTCCATCAAGGTTCACAATGACGAGATCACGATTGAAGTTCTAGAAGTGTCTCAGTCGCGGCAACTCGTAGCTGAAATGATGATTCTGGCTGGAGAAGTGGCGGCCCGCTACGGTCAGGCGCACAACCTGGCAATTCCCTTCCGCAACCAAACGCAACCAGAGCTGCCTCCCGAAGAAGAGTTATTGCAACTGCCTGCTGGCCCAGTGCGCTCCTGCGCGATTCGTCGCTGTATGCCTCGCAGTGAAATGAGCATTACCCCAGCGCGACACGCCAGTCTTGGTCTAGACACTTATACCCAAGTCACTTCACCCATTCGGCGCTATACAGATTTGCTGGCGCATTTCCAGATCAAGGCTCATCTACGGGGCACACCGCTACCTTTCTCGGCGGAAGAAATGAAAGAGTTGTTGATGAGCGTGGGTGCGGTGGCTCAAGAAGCAACGTCGGTAGAGCGCCAAACCAACCGCTACTGGGGGCTAGAATACCTGCGGCGTCATACTCACGAGGTGTGGCAAGCTTTGGTGCTGCGCTGGCTGCGAGAGCACGAAAACTTAGCCCTAATCTTGCTAGAGGACTTAGGTCTGGAATTGGCAATCCGGCTAACCCGCGCAGCCTCACCAGGCGATCGCATGGAAGTCAAAGTGACCTATGCCGATCCACGCCAAGATACAATCCAGTTCCAACAACTGCTTGATCGAGAAGCACAACCCGCTGTTTCCTGA
- a CDS encoding FHA domain-containing protein — MATIIEPILQASQRCSVTPLYIQAIATEETTILATNLGSTQELQVTEKAANWLVGRNSTCAITVAHRSISRCHAVIGYYPSRDFYIADVGSSNGTWVNCRRLNHLERHLLQDGDLIKLGSVCVEFFVSTGDRLIPEVNEATATHH, encoded by the coding sequence ATGGCAACGATTATTGAGCCTATTCTGCAAGCTTCTCAACGTTGTAGTGTTACCCCGCTGTACATTCAGGCGATCGCGACTGAGGAAACCACCATTTTGGCGACAAATCTTGGCTCTACCCAAGAACTTCAGGTGACTGAAAAAGCTGCGAATTGGTTGGTTGGGCGCAATTCTACCTGTGCCATTACAGTAGCCCATCGTTCGATCTCTCGTTGCCATGCCGTGATTGGTTACTATCCTAGCCGTGACTTCTATATTGCAGATGTGGGTAGTAGTAATGGCACTTGGGTTAATTGCCGTCGCCTAAACCATCTAGAGCGCCACCTGCTGCAAGATGGGGACTTAATTAAGTTAGGCTCTGTATGTGTAGAGTTTTTTGTGTCTACAGGCGATCGCCTAATTCCTGAGGTCAACGAAGCAACTGCTACCCATCATTAA
- a CDS encoding Lin0512 family protein, which produces MTRKRLVIEMGMGVDQHGQEPTVAAARAVRNAIAHNALPGVWEVAGLSDPNDMIVEVQVAVPYPEQVQEAEVLAVLPFGRKSLKVESGGMVVQGRAIPQLNDKNDDMFVAIAAVTVLIETQ; this is translated from the coding sequence ATGACTCGTAAACGCTTAGTGATTGAAATGGGCATGGGAGTAGATCAGCATGGACAGGAACCAACCGTTGCGGCTGCTAGAGCGGTACGGAATGCGATCGCCCACAATGCCCTCCCTGGAGTCTGGGAAGTGGCGGGACTCAGCGACCCCAATGACATGATTGTAGAAGTGCAGGTAGCGGTTCCCTATCCAGAGCAGGTGCAAGAAGCGGAAGTGTTGGCAGTGCTACCCTTTGGCCGCAAGAGCCTCAAGGTTGAGTCCGGCGGCATGGTAGTGCAAGGTCGCGCAATTCCTCAGCTCAATGATAAGAATGACGACATGTTTGTTGCGATCGCAGCCGTGACGGTTCTGATTGAAACCCAGTAG
- a CDS encoding type II toxin-antitoxin system death-on-curing family toxin, whose product MRFLTLIEVLELHRRVIEQSGGALGIRDVGLLESAIAQPRMTFSGEDLYPSLIGKAAALGFSIIMNHPFVDGNKRTGHAAVETFLILNGMQISASVDEQEDLVLAVASGKLGREAFVEWLQQHVVPHQ is encoded by the coding sequence ATGCGTTTTCTGACGTTAATCGAGGTTTTAGAACTTCATCGTAGAGTCATTGAGCAATCTGGTGGAGCATTAGGTATCCGCGATGTCGGTTTACTGGAGTCTGCGATCGCTCAACCTCGAATGACGTTTAGTGGAGAAGACCTTTACCCAAGCTTGATTGGGAAAGCAGCAGCATTAGGGTTTTCTATTATCATGAACCATCCATTCGTGGATGGAAACAAGCGTACAGGTCATGCGGCGGTAGAAACTTTTCTAATCCTAAATGGGATGCAAATTAGTGCTTCTGTAGATGAACAGGAGGATCTTGTACTGGCGGTAGCATCAGGTAAGTTAGGACGCGAGGCGTTTGTAGAGTGGTTACAGCAGCATGTAGTGCCTCATCAATAG
- a CDS encoding DNA-binding protein has product MASITIDLSDSQLQKLQDLATVHGIALEVLVKASLEDWLNSQKSEFVDAANYVLTKNAELYQRLA; this is encoded by the coding sequence GTGGCTTCTATCACGATTGACCTTTCAGACAGCCAATTGCAAAAGCTACAAGACTTAGCAACCGTGCATGGAATTGCCCTTGAAGTTCTAGTGAAGGCAAGCTTGGAAGATTGGCTAAATTCTCAAAAGAGCGAGTTTGTTGACGCAGCCAACTATGTGCTGACAAAGAATGCTGAACTGTATCAGCGTTTAGCCTAA
- a CDS encoding IS110 family transposase has product MKQSSLASSVKGKSTERNIDAPPLESLKQINLNAAGLDVGSSEIYVCVPEGRAQTSVRVFSSFTADLNALADWLSQCQIKTVAMESTGVYWIPIFQILEARGFEVYLVNAQYIKNVTGKKTDILDCQWIQQLLTYGLLHKSFRPDDATCVLCSLVRHRDMLLRYRASHSQHIQKALHQMNLKLTKDISIQGFDI; this is encoded by the coding sequence ATGAAGCAGTCTAGCCTCGCATCAAGCGTTAAAGGCAAATCAACGGAGCGCAACATTGATGCTCCCCCGTTGGAGAGCTTGAAGCAAATCAATCTGAATGCCGCTGGGTTAGATGTGGGATCGAGTGAAATCTACGTCTGTGTTCCTGAAGGACGCGCTCAAACTTCAGTGCGGGTGTTTTCTAGCTTTACAGCTGACCTCAATGCACTCGCTGATTGGTTAAGCCAGTGCCAGATCAAGACAGTGGCAATGGAATCGACTGGCGTATATTGGATTCCCATCTTTCAAATTCTGGAAGCACGGGGGTTTGAAGTGTACCTGGTCAACGCTCAGTACATCAAGAATGTGACGGGAAAAAAGACTGATATTCTCGATTGCCAGTGGATACAGCAGTTGCTGACCTATGGATTGTTGCACAAATCATTTCGCCCTGATGATGCAACCTGTGTATTGTGCTCTTTAGTGCGTCACCGGGATATGTTGCTACGCTATCGAGCCAGTCATAGCCAGCACATTCAAAAAGCCCTGCATCAAATGAACCTCAAACTCACCAAAGATATCTCCATACAAGGTTTTGACATCTAA
- a CDS encoding ISH3 family transposase, with protein MTTYPSSLSPAPALTDEGTLEAALDCLLESVPLNMKGGYTPQDLFEILLRAASRGDSIEHTAQRLQGTPSGNGIRYHLDKLDEMATLESQLNAALQSRIPPKICRRQHRIAIDLHLIPYYGNPSEVEAPYIYRSQAKAGTTSFFAYATVYVVCRHKRVTLGIHAVHRQETLVATLTYLLARLSPLRVRVKRLYLDRGFYSVPVIRWLKALQIPFLMPAVIRGKTGGTRQLLRGRRSYQTPYTLNSPQYGSVSCQMRVICNYYKGLKGKHGIQYTVYVLHRVKVALHQTHRHYRDRFGIETSYRIKNQCRIRTTSKNPVTRFLFVALAFVLVNLWVYLLWFFISWTQRGGRVVYRELFALKTMLEFLSQAVERHFPVITAIYLPALE; from the coding sequence ATGACGACCTACCCATCTTCATTATCTCCTGCTCCCGCTCTGACCGATGAAGGGACACTGGAAGCTGCCCTTGATTGTCTACTCGAGTCTGTTCCACTGAACATGAAAGGCGGATACACCCCCCAAGACCTATTCGAGATCCTGCTGCGGGCTGCCAGCCGAGGCGATAGCATCGAACACACGGCTCAACGCTTGCAAGGTACACCCAGTGGTAATGGTATCCGCTATCACTTGGATAAGTTGGATGAGATGGCCACACTGGAGAGCCAACTCAATGCGGCTCTGCAAAGCCGAATTCCACCCAAGATTTGCAGAAGGCAGCATCGCATTGCCATCGATTTACACTTAATTCCCTACTACGGCAACCCAAGTGAGGTGGAGGCTCCCTACATCTACCGCTCTCAAGCTAAAGCTGGAACTACCTCATTCTTCGCCTATGCCACAGTCTATGTTGTCTGTCGTCACAAACGTGTGACCCTAGGGATTCATGCAGTGCATCGTCAAGAAACCTTAGTGGCGACCCTGACTTATTTGCTCGCGAGGTTGAGTCCGCTGCGAGTCCGAGTCAAACGGCTTTACCTGGACCGAGGGTTTTATAGTGTCCCTGTCATCCGTTGGCTGAAGGCATTGCAGATTCCCTTCCTGATGCCTGCGGTGATTCGGGGCAAAACTGGAGGAACCCGTCAACTGCTAAGGGGACGGCGCAGCTACCAGACACCCTACACCCTCAACAGTCCCCAGTATGGTTCGGTCAGCTGTCAGATGCGGGTCATTTGTAACTATTACAAAGGGCTCAAGGGCAAGCATGGGATTCAATACACTGTCTATGTGCTGCATCGGGTGAAGGTTGCCCTGCACCAGACCCATCGGCATTACAGAGACCGTTTTGGCATTGAAACCAGTTACAGGATCAAGAACCAGTGTCGCATCCGCACCACGAGTAAAAATCCTGTAACCCGCTTTCTGTTTGTCGCTCTAGCGTTTGTCCTAGTCAATCTTTGGGTGTATTTGCTGTGGTTCTTTATCAGTTGGACACAACGAGGAGGGCGAGTGGTTTACCGAGAACTGTTTGCCCTCAAGACAATGCTGGAATTCCTGTCCCAGGCAGTGGAGCGGCATTTTCCAGTCATCACAGCCATCTACTTACCCGCTCTGGAATGA
- a CDS encoding DUF4336 domain-containing protein produces MNGQDMQGQPIETSNPKDWTWRFWPAVPLYPFGRRRTLRQEVVKDTIWTFDQIQGVFYVIVPIRMTVVRLEAGGLLVYAPVAPTPECIRLVEELIAAYGEVKYIILPTSSGLEHKVFVGPFARRFPNAQVFVAPHQWSFPVNLPLSWLGFPMKRTQVIPEDSSQAPFAKEIDYAVLDIDLGAGSFGEIACFHKRSRTLLVTDSVMSVPEEPPAIVQLDPYALLFHAKDSGSEVVEDNAENRRKGWKRIALFAFYFRPSALETVKLGDAWREARNAPDRSKKAYFGLFPFKWQEDWQRSFEALRGGGRLFVAPVLQALILNRAPEITLKWADKVAKWDFHRVIPCHLDAPVAAGPHQFRQAFSFLEKYPAVGENFSEAKPLPQEDFELLREIDELLNRGSITPPAKEKV; encoded by the coding sequence ATGAACGGACAGGATATGCAAGGACAGCCGATAGAGACAAGCAACCCGAAAGACTGGACGTGGCGGTTTTGGCCTGCTGTGCCGCTTTATCCATTTGGTAGGCGGCGCACACTCCGCCAAGAAGTGGTAAAAGACACCATTTGGACCTTCGACCAGATCCAAGGTGTCTTTTACGTAATTGTGCCCATCCGCATGACCGTTGTAAGGCTGGAAGCAGGAGGACTGCTGGTTTATGCCCCGGTTGCACCCACACCAGAATGTATCCGCTTAGTCGAGGAACTGATCGCAGCGTATGGGGAAGTGAAATACATCATCTTGCCCACCAGTTCTGGTCTAGAGCATAAAGTTTTTGTTGGGCCTTTCGCTAGACGCTTTCCCAACGCCCAAGTCTTCGTTGCGCCTCACCAGTGGAGCTTCCCGGTCAACTTGCCGCTGAGCTGGTTAGGCTTCCCTATGAAGCGGACTCAGGTCATTCCAGAAGATAGTAGCCAAGCCCCTTTTGCCAAAGAGATCGATTATGCCGTGCTAGACATCGATCTCGGTGCAGGGTCGTTTGGAGAAATTGCCTGTTTCCACAAGCGATCGCGTACTCTGCTCGTCACTGATTCTGTGATGTCAGTGCCCGAAGAACCACCCGCGATCGTGCAGCTAGATCCCTATGCCTTACTTTTTCACGCCAAAGACAGTGGCTCTGAAGTAGTAGAGGACAACGCAGAGAACCGCCGGAAAGGATGGAAACGCATTGCCCTCTTCGCGTTCTATTTCCGTCCTAGCGCTTTAGAAACTGTAAAGTTAGGAGATGCATGGCGAGAAGCCCGCAACGCTCCCGATCGCTCGAAGAAAGCCTATTTTGGCTTGTTTCCCTTTAAATGGCAGGAAGATTGGCAGCGATCGTTTGAGGCACTGCGAGGGGGTGGACGCTTATTTGTGGCTCCGGTGCTACAAGCCTTGATTCTCAACCGCGCCCCTGAGATTACTCTTAAATGGGCTGATAAAGTCGCAAAATGGGATTTCCACCGCGTTATCCCCTGTCACCTAGATGCGCCCGTGGCAGCAGGCCCCCATCAGTTCCGTCAAGCCTTCTCTTTTCTGGAGAAATACCCCGCTGTTGGTGAAAATTTTTCTGAAGCTAAGCCATTACCCCAAGAGGATTTTGAACTTCTGAGGGAAATTGATGAGTTACTAAATCGGGGTAGCATCACACCGCCAGCGAAGGAAAAGGTATAA
- a CDS encoding peptidase M15, with amino-acid sequence MKQPQTVKALEELGRVQLSKSFFMREFLYSEISQIENIPNIPSDSELAIAAGKNLCEKVLEPIQEQLGRISVRSAYRSAAVNAKGAENKNQYSCASNEKNYAGHIWDVRDKNGYMGATACIVVTSFIPYYERTGDWTALAWWIHDNIPDYTSMTFFPKYAAFNINWHENPNYAKYIYSYVKNPHTDKTGYLTNKDMDNFSGSHPEAYEEFMQELRR; translated from the coding sequence ATGAAGCAGCCCCAGACAGTCAAAGCTTTAGAAGAGTTGGGTCGAGTTCAGCTCTCTAAAAGTTTTTTCATGCGAGAGTTTCTTTACTCAGAAATTTCTCAAATTGAAAATATCCCTAATATCCCTAGTGATTCAGAACTGGCGATCGCGGCTGGCAAAAATCTGTGTGAAAAGGTACTTGAACCAATTCAAGAGCAGCTTGGCAGAATTAGTGTTCGCTCTGCTTATCGTTCTGCTGCCGTTAATGCCAAAGGAGCAGAGAATAAGAATCAATATAGCTGCGCTAGTAATGAAAAAAACTATGCGGGTCATATTTGGGATGTCAGGGATAAAAATGGTTATATGGGTGCAACCGCCTGTATTGTTGTGACTTCTTTTATCCCTTACTACGAACGCACCGGGGATTGGACCGCTTTAGCTTGGTGGATACATGACAACATTCCAGATTATACCTCCATGACTTTCTTCCCCAAATATGCAGCGTTCAACATTAACTGGCATGAGAATCCTAACTATGCCAAATACATCTACAGCTATGTGAAAAATCCTCACACTGATAAAACAGGTTATTTAACCAATAAAGATATGGATAATTTTTCAGGTTCTCATCCGGAAGCGTATGAGGAGTTTATGCAAGAACTGCGGAGATAG
- a CDS encoding ion channel encodes MRQVTIFRNWRTKRRSRPQPVVQIKIRDGQFHILGNGVWHSYWREPYHLLLTIPWTGFLALTVLCYGVTNAVFALLYLAQPASIANAKPGSFLDAFFFSVQTLASIGYGALYPQTVYANTLVTIEAMVSLVGIALLTGLAFARFSRPTARVSFSHVAVIGPYEGVPTFIFRTANQRRNQILEAKLRLYLMRDEMSLEGHSMRRFYELKLLRSHTPSFTLSWTVLHPIDQSSPFYGATPESLAQMRASVVVSLSGIDETVSQAIHARYTYGAQDILWNYCFVDIFHETADGHRYINYNHFHDVMPLP; translated from the coding sequence ATGAGGCAGGTAACAATCTTCAGAAATTGGCGCACGAAGCGGCGATCGCGACCACAACCCGTCGTACAAATCAAGATTCGAGACGGACAGTTTCACATCTTAGGCAACGGAGTTTGGCACTCTTACTGGCGAGAGCCTTACCATTTACTGCTAACCATTCCTTGGACTGGCTTTCTAGCCCTGACTGTTCTCTGCTATGGGGTCACTAATGCAGTCTTTGCACTGCTATATCTGGCTCAACCCGCTAGCATTGCCAACGCTAAACCTGGGTCTTTTCTAGATGCCTTCTTTTTCAGTGTGCAAACTCTCGCCTCTATTGGCTACGGAGCCCTGTATCCCCAAACAGTCTATGCCAATACATTAGTCACCATTGAGGCAATGGTCAGTTTAGTTGGGATTGCCCTCCTGACAGGGTTAGCCTTTGCTCGTTTTTCACGACCTACAGCGCGGGTTTCTTTTAGTCATGTTGCCGTGATTGGTCCCTATGAAGGAGTACCCACCTTCATATTTAGAACTGCTAATCAACGACGCAACCAGATTTTGGAAGCCAAACTCCGGCTGTACTTAATGCGGGATGAAATGAGCCTTGAGGGACACTCTATGCGCCGTTTCTATGAACTGAAGCTGCTGAGAAGCCATACTCCCAGCTTTACCCTCAGTTGGACGGTGCTCCACCCAATTGATCAATCCAGTCCTTTTTATGGAGCCACACCAGAGTCTCTAGCTCAGATGCGAGCCTCAGTTGTAGTCTCCCTCAGCGGCATTGATGAAACAGTCTCTCAAGCCATCCATGCGCGCTACACCTACGGCGCTCAAGATATCTTATGGAATTACTGCTTTGTTGATATCTTTCATGAGACGGCTGACGGGCATCGCTACATCAACTACAACCACTTTCATGATGTGATGCCTTTACCGTAA
- a CDS encoding type IV pilin-like G/H family protein produces the protein MWAKVRTKQLQNFLQAQQSQGFTLWEGLVILVILGAMAAIALPSVISCGGKAVNAEAKQFVGALNRAQQAYYRDNNRFSRDVPTLRLEMSQQTNNFTYSTLATSKAVFNYGLARRNYVYRQQQFGPFRWEQRTENRPKSYVGAVFLAPLPTKATPSETKLISIVCEANLPGITRPTRPTYQAGVLACGNDTREIFNSQKEPR, from the coding sequence ATGTGGGCTAAGGTCAGAACCAAACAGCTACAAAATTTCCTACAAGCTCAGCAGAGCCAAGGGTTTACTCTGTGGGAAGGATTGGTAATCTTGGTGATCTTAGGGGCAATGGCCGCGATCGCCTTACCCAGCGTTATCAGCTGTGGTGGTAAAGCAGTGAATGCAGAAGCCAAACAATTTGTCGGCGCTCTGAACCGCGCCCAACAAGCTTACTATCGGGACAATAATCGTTTTTCGAGGGATGTTCCCACGTTGAGACTAGAGATGTCTCAACAGACCAACAACTTTACATACTCCACCTTGGCCACGAGCAAAGCCGTGTTTAATTATGGCCTAGCTCGTCGTAACTATGTTTACCGACAACAACAGTTTGGTCCTTTCCGTTGGGAGCAACGTACGGAAAACAGACCCAAAAGCTATGTGGGTGCTGTATTTCTAGCTCCTTTGCCTACCAAAGCGACTCCCAGTGAAACCAAGTTGATCAGTATCGTCTGTGAAGCCAATCTTCCTGGCATCACTCGCCCTACCCGACCCACTTACCAAGCAGGTGTTTTAGCATGCGGCAACGACACCAGAGAAATTTTCAACAGCCAGAAGGAGCCACGCTGA
- a CDS encoding type IV pilin-like G/H family protein, translating into MRQRHQRNFQQPEGATLMKPLFLTQRLLVLSCNSQDKGFALWRAIVILLGLGGLGLITLPFVLGVGTSCSSTPASEARNHLRSMNRAQQAYYLENRQFSHSVADLGLGIHTQTTKKYLLATKSAGNVALSYAIADQPKPPATAYNKSYVGAVFVTSQKRDSQRKDEEVVTVGILCQSDSPDIIHLPAPTYKQGVIACGKSTTKMGEY; encoded by the coding sequence ATGCGGCAACGACACCAGAGAAATTTTCAACAGCCAGAAGGAGCCACGCTGATGAAGCCGCTATTTTTAACTCAACGGTTGCTAGTTTTGAGCTGTAACAGCCAAGACAAAGGCTTTGCTTTGTGGAGAGCGATCGTGATCTTGCTGGGTCTAGGGGGTCTTGGTCTGATTACATTGCCTTTTGTTTTAGGAGTAGGCACAAGCTGCAGTTCCACGCCAGCTTCAGAAGCAAGAAACCACTTACGATCAATGAATCGAGCTCAACAGGCTTACTATTTGGAAAATCGTCAATTCTCACACAGCGTGGCAGATCTGGGGCTTGGCATCCATACTCAAACCACAAAGAAATATCTGCTTGCCACTAAAAGTGCTGGTAACGTTGCCTTGAGCTATGCGATCGCTGACCAACCCAAACCACCAGCCACAGCTTATAACAAAAGTTATGTTGGTGCTGTCTTCGTAACTTCACAGAAAAGAGATTCACAGAGGAAGGATGAGGAAGTTGTTACCGTTGGCATTCTATGCCAAAGCGACTCCCCAGATATAATTCATCTTCCTGCTCCAACTTACAAGCAAGGAGTAATCGCCTGTGGCAAGAGTACGACAAAGATGGGGGAGTACTAA
- a CDS encoding rhodanese-like domain-containing protein: MNSSPTQHSNNKYISTIVFLLKIGLWTSAIAVSLLAYVIYHPDALKPLIQAGLPLSSLSNMPLIGDSIRAAEAPQVSVQTLKQLIDSKATNFILIDVRTPEEYSDVHLPGAVSIPIAEIEQGSGVTKIKALATGRQVITYCTAGQRSNKALELLRKAEIQGSSVKGGIRAWRKQIEPSMPEI; encoded by the coding sequence ATGAACAGTTCTCCCACTCAGCACTCAAATAACAAGTATATTTCCACCATAGTCTTTCTACTCAAAATAGGGCTTTGGACAAGTGCGATCGCAGTTAGTCTTTTGGCTTATGTAATTTATCACCCAGATGCCTTAAAACCACTGATTCAAGCAGGTCTACCCCTGAGTTCGCTCTCCAACATGCCCCTAATTGGAGACTCGATCCGAGCGGCTGAAGCACCACAAGTCAGCGTCCAAACGTTAAAGCAGTTAATTGACAGCAAAGCCACGAATTTTATCTTGATTGATGTGCGGACTCCTGAGGAATATAGCGATGTTCACCTTCCGGGGGCTGTCTCTATTCCGATCGCTGAGATTGAGCAAGGTAGCGGCGTTACTAAAATTAAAGCTCTAGCAACTGGGCGTCAGGTAATTACTTATTGCACCGCTGGGCAGCGATCTAATAAAGCTTTAGAACTTTTACGAAAAGCAGAAATTCAAGGCAGTAGTGTGAAGGGGGGTATTAGGGCTTGGCGCAAGCAGATTGAGCCAAGTATGCCAGAGATATAA
- a CDS encoding rhodanese-like domain-containing protein encodes MINLKLIQFSKAFSFFDLFSTQISAKKLHDFIQNHTEHFLLIDVRTQQEYEQDHIPDAILIPLSEIEQGKGIEQIQLILRERHLIAYCTVGKRSQKALYLLKSAGISGLNLRGGIRAWHRLTQSPHTRAESGIS; translated from the coding sequence ATGATTAATCTAAAACTAATTCAATTTTCTAAAGCTTTCTCTTTTTTTGATCTATTTTCGACCCAAATCAGCGCTAAAAAACTACATGATTTTATCCAAAACCACACTGAGCATTTTTTGCTAATTGACGTTCGAACTCAGCAAGAATATGAACAAGACCATATCCCTGATGCAATTCTGATACCCTTAAGCGAGATTGAACAGGGAAAAGGAATTGAGCAAATTCAACTTATTTTGAGGGAGCGGCACCTCATTGCTTACTGCACTGTGGGGAAGCGATCGCAAAAAGCCCTGTATCTCTTAAAGTCAGCGGGAATTTCTGGCTTGAATCTACGGGGTGGTATCCGCGCTTGGCATCGCCTAACTCAGTCACCTCATACTCGAGCAGAGTCAGGCATCTCATGA